From Thunnus albacares chromosome 22, fThuAlb1.1, whole genome shotgun sequence, the proteins below share one genomic window:
- the LOC122974362 gene encoding myelin-oligodendrocyte glycoprotein-like, translating to MRDVISILGTVVVFLIVAAVDCQGDYRVIGSDEGIEVLVGQEVILPCHLESPVDVTNLTVEWSLGTTLVHVYRNRKDDLTLQHNDFKGRTSLFHEEMRNGNLSIQISRVNKGDGGDYTCFIPKLKSSTRRAHVSLIVKDKDEPKPIVDSTPCVGVHVGVELGMLSVQFNIFLYMAVN from the exons ATGAGAGACGTTATCAGCATTTTGGGAACAGTAGTGGTTTTCCTCATCGTGGCTGCGGTGGATTGCCAAG GAGACTACAGGGTGATTGGCTCCGATGAAGGGATTGAAGTATTAGTCGGACAGGAAGTCATCCTGCCGTGCCACCTGGAGTCCCCAGTCGATGTGACAAATCTGACCGTGGAGTGGAGTCTTGGAACAACCTTGGTGCACGTTTACCGGAATAGGAAGGATGATCTCACTCTTCAGCACAATGACTTCAAAGGGAGGACATCTCTCTTCCATGAGGAGATGAGAAATGGAAACCTTTCCATTCAGATCTCCAGAGTAAATaagggagatggaggagattATACCTGTTTCATCCCCAAGCTGAAGAGTAGTACGAGAAGAGCACACGTTTCCCTCATTGTCA aGGACAAAGATGAGCCAAAGCCAATAGTCGACTCCA CTCCATGTGTTGGAGTCCATGTTGGCGTCGAACTTGGAATGCTGAGTGTCCAATTTAACATCTTCCTTTATATGGCCGTGAATTAA